In Tepidamorphus gemmatus, the sequence AAGAAGATCGGTCGACCCGAAGGTGAAGCGTGGCACGCCGGCGGGGTTGTTGAGGCCGATGGTGGAGACGAACAGGCCGATGAACAGGCTGACGAAGGCCCTGAGCGGCGAGGATGCGCCGATGAAGACCGCACAGGTCAGTCCGAGCAGCGCCATCCAGAAATACTCGAAGGACGAGAACTTCAGCGCCACTTCCGCCAGCGTGGGCGCGGCGAAGATGAGAACGAAGGTCCCGAACAGCCCGCCCATCGCCGAGAACAGCAGGTTGGCACCGAGTGCGATTTCCGCCTGGCCCTTGCGCGTCATCGCATAGGCCTCGTCAGTATAGGCGGCGGAGGCGGGCGTGCCGGGAATGCGCAGCAAGGTGCCGGGGATGTCGCCGGCGAAGATCGCCATCGCCGCACAGGTCACGATCGCGCCGACGGCGGGAACGGGATCCATGAAGAAGGTGAGCGGCACCAGCAGCGCGGTCGCCATGGTGGCAGTGAGACCCGGGATGGCGCCAACCATCAGGCCGAACATCGCCGCCACGAACACCGTGCCGATCACCTGCCACTGGAACACCAGCTCGAAGGCCTGGCCGAGGGCGCTCATGCGCGGAAAGCCTTTTGCTCGCAGCCGATGCCGGGGGGCATCGCGGCTACCAGGATACCCGGGGGAAGATGCCGAGCGGCAGCGGGACCAGCAGGAAACCGGCAAACAGGCCGTGAATGACCATCGTCGTCGCCGCCGCCGCGACGATCGCCATCAGCCAGTGGACCTGCAACAGCAGGAACAGGCCGAGCAGCATTCCCGCCATGACGGGAATGAAGCCAAGGCGCGGCGCCAGCAGGATGTAGCCGATCATGGCCAGCACGGTGAGCGCCACGGAGACCACCGCCCGTCGGTCGAGCATCCATTCCGCCGCCTCCAGATGCCGGTGCCCGGCCCGGATGCCGCCGATCATCAGCAGGACGCCGCAGCCCGCCAGACCGATCGCCACGGCGATCGGAAACGTCGCCGCCCCGTAGGTCTGGCCGGGAATCGCCGGGAAGGTCTGAGAAAACCCGGCGAGTGCTGCCGACAGGATCAGCAGCAGCCCGCCGAGCATGGTGTCGCCGAGGCGCATCGGGGATCCCTGCGCGGGTCCCGCCTACTGGGCGATGCCCACGGCCTTCATGACCGCGCCGAGATTCTCGTTCGACTGCTTCATGAAATCCGCGAACTCCTGGCCGGAGGCCCAGCGGATGCCGAAGCCGCGCTCCTTCATGAAATCCTGATACTCGGAGCTGTTGTAGACCTTCTCGAGCGCCGCGGTGAGTTTGGCGGTGACATCGTCGGGTAGGCCCTTGGGGCCGACGATGCCGCGCCAGGCGCCGATCGTCCAATCCGAACCGAGCGCCTCCTTCAGCGTGGGGACATCCGGGAAGAGGTCGGCGCGCGTCTGCGCCATGATCGCCAGAGACCTGACGCGTCCGGCTTCGATCAGCGAACGGGCTTCCGGCAGCGAGCAGGGAACGATGTTGACGCCGCCTGCCACGAGATCCTGCAGGCCCGGCGCGGCGCCCTGGCTCGGCACCCATGGCACCGAGGCCGGATCGACGCCGATGCTGTCGAGCATGCCGGCGATCGCCAGATGCCAGATGCCGCCCTGACCGGTTCCCGATGCCTTCAGTTGGCCGGGATTGGCTTTGATCGCCTCGACCAGTTCCGCAGCCGTCTTGTACGGCGAATCGGCAGCGACTTGCAGACCCGCCGGATCCTCGTTGACCAGCGCGATCGGGGTGTAGGATTCCCAGGTGAGATCGGTGAGACCCTGCCAATGCATCATGCCGATCTCGACGGTGGCCACGCCGATCGTATAGCCGTCAGGCGCCGCCTCGGCGATCGCCGAATGGCCCACGACGCCGGATCCGCCGGTACGGTTCACCACGTTGACCGGCTGACCGAGCTCCTTCTCGAGGATCGCGGCGATGATGCGGCCGGTCGCGTCCGTGCCGCCGCCGGCGCCCCAGGGCACGACCATGGTGATCGGGCGGTCCGGATATTCGGCATGGGCCGGTCCTGCCAGCGGCAGGACGATGGCGGCCGCAGCGACGAACAGGGCGCCACGAAGCACTCTCCCAAGCATGCGTCTCTCCCAGGTTGGTTGTTTTGTGTATACGATAGCCATTGTTCACCCAAATGGTAGGGGCTTGCAAGGGACGTGCGCGAGAATCAGACCGAGGGTGCTGCCGGAGGCGAATCCTGGCAATAGTCTCGGCCGGTTCGCTTGCACGGGCGGAAGAACGAACAGGAGACGGCATGAATTTGATGGCATTGCTGGCCCGTCGCCAGGAGGAAGGTCGGCCGGTCCGGGTCGGGCTCATTGGTGCCGGCAAGTTCGGATCAATGTTTCTCTCGCAAGTGCCGACCACGCCCGGCCTCGACGTGGCGGCGATCGCCGATCTCGATGTGGAACGTGCCCGCGCTGCCTGCCGGACCGTCGGCTGGGACGAGGAGCGCGTGGCGCACACCGTGTTCTGCGCGGATGGCAGGGAGCTCTGCGCGCGCGATGACGTCGAGGTGGTGATCGAGGCTACCGGGCATCCGGGCGCCGGGATCGCGCATGCGCTGGCGGCCTTCGAGGCGGGAAAGCACATTGTCATGGTCAATGTCGAGGCCGACGTGCTGGCCGGCGCGGCGCTTGCCAGGCGGGCGAAATCCGCCGGTGTCGTCTACACGATGGCCTATGGCGACCAGCCGGCGCTGACCTGCGAGATGGTCGACTGGGCGCGCGCCTGCGGATTTTCGGTCGTCGCGGCGGGGAAGGGGACCAAGTATCTTCCGGAGTTCCACACCGTCACGCCCGACAACGTTTGGCCGCACTACGGATTGACGCCGGAGCAAGCTGCCGCTGCGGGCATGAACCCGCAGATGTTCAACTCCTTCCTCGACGGCACCAAGTCGGCGATCGAGATGGCGGCCATCGCCAATGCCACGGGCCTCGGCGTGCCGGATGACGGTCTGTCCTTCCCGCCCTGCGGAGTCGACGATCTCGCCCATGTGCTGCGGCCGAAGTCCGCAGGCGGGATGCTGCAGCGCTCGGGCATGGTCGAAGTTGTCTCGAGCCTCGAGCGCGATGGGCGGCCGGTGTTCCGGGACCTCAGATGGGGCGTCTACGTGGTCCTGGAGGCCCCGAACGATTATGCGGCCGCCTGCTTCAGGCAGTACGGCCTGAAGACCGACGAGACCGGGCGCTACGCGGCGATGTACAAGCCGTTCCACCTGATCGGGCTCGAGCTCAACGTCTCGGTGCTGAATGCTGCGCTGCGCGGTGAGCCGACCGGGGCGACCCGTGCCTTCGTCGGCGATGCGGTGGCGGTCGCCAAGCGCGACCTGAAGCCCGGCGAGCGGCTCGACGGGGAAGGCGGCTACACGGTCTGGGGCAAGCTCATGCCGGCCGCCAGAAGCGTCGAGATCGGCGCCCTGCCGATCGGCCTCGCCCACGGTGTGACGCTCACCGGACCGGTCCCGGCGGGGGCGGTGGTCCGTTTCGCAGACGTTAGCCTTGGCGACAGCACGACATTGACCTCGCGTAAGGAGCACGAGAAGCTGCTTGGCGACGTGTAGCCGAACGCAGATCGCGCCGGCACGGAAGACCGCCGTCACAAGCAGCCATGGCAACCATCGTCCTTACCGTCGAGATTCAGTTCGATCCCCGCGACAGGGACCGGATGATGGAGCTTCTGAGGCCGATGGAAGCCGCCTCGCGGGCAGAGCCGGGCTGTCTGCGATACCAGGTCTACGAGGCGATGTTCGAACCCGGCCGGGTTCTCGTCCACCAGCATTGGGCCTCCGAGGAGGCGCTGGCCGAACACACGCGTCAGCCCCATCTCCGCGCGTTCCAGGCTGCGTCCGAGGGGTTGCGGCTGGGCGCGATCACCCGGACGCTGCACAGGATCATCGACGAGAAGGTGGTCATATGAACGGCGCGTGCAGAGCGCGCCGGCGCGCGCAGCAGGGCGGACACGATTGTTAACGAACCGGTAACGGAAAAGCCACGAAGTCGCCCCGGTTTCTGTCCGACGAGGCCAGATTTCCGGCCATCGGACGCCCGATTGATCCGTTCTCCTATGCCCCAACAGCGCCCGCCGCGGCGCGGACAAGACGGGGAATGAGAGTATGGTCGACGGGGTTAAGGATCGGGATCAAGTCACAGCATCGCGCTGGCGCTGCGTCCTCAGCGCCGCGATACTCGGACTTGCGCTGGCGTTGCTGCCGCCAGTGGCTGCGCTGGCGGCGTCGGGCATCGAGACCGACTTCGGTACAGCCGGGAAGGCCGTCGGGGTGGTACATTCCGGGGAAACGGCGCTCATGCTCGAGCTTCCCAGGCCGGCGCTCGCGCCGGGCCTGCCGCCGCCCGATTTCACCACGATCTCGGATCGCAAGATCATCTCGGGTGGCATCCTGCTGCTGCTGGCAGGATTTGGCGGGCTCACCGCGCTGATGTGGCGCGAGCTCGGCATACGGTCTCGGGTGCGGTGAGATGTCCATCTCGCTGAAGCGTCTCATCGGACGGACCGAGGCTGGCGACGCGGTCGCCGTGCTGATCTTTGCCGTGCTGGTGGTGATCGGCATCATGCTGATTGCCGACGGCCTCCGGCTCAAGGTACACGAGAGGGACGGATTCGTGTCGCCCGCCCACATGCTCGTGGACGTCAGGCTACGGCCGCACGGCTGAGCCGGTCGCTCCGTAGCCGGTCAGGAGGCGGTCCGCAACTCCTGGGCGAGGTCCTCGACGTCGGCCAGACCGTGTACCGAGATTGTCTCGCCCGAGACGATCGACAGTGACAAGGTCCCCGCACCGAAGCGCCGGCCAATTACCGACGGCTCCGCCGCGATCCCGGCAAGTTCGTCCCACCTCAGGTGGCGCGGTGTCATGGTCGGCCACCCCCGCTCGATCCAGATGCCGTCGAAGGTGCGGGCGATGCGCGTCGTCTGGAAGCGGAGGAAGACGACCAGCAGATGCAGCGGCACCACCACGGCAGCGGCGATGAACGCATACAGTCCCACCGTCCGTCCGCGGCCGCCGACGATCTCTGCGATGCCCCAGACGGCCAGCAGCACCACCGTCAAGATGATCGGCGGCAGGAACACGCTCCAGTGTGCCCGGCCGATGATGCAGGGCTCGATCGCGGGATCTGCGCTCGTGTCCATGTCGGGACTATAGCATCCGGCCGGGGGGTTGCACCCCGGTTCAGAAAGGAACGCCGCCCCGAGGGGCGGCGTCGAAGTCTGCGTTTGGAGCGATCGTCAGAAAGCCTTGATGATGCGTGCGGTCAGCGCGGTACGTCGACGAAACCGCCGGGTGCGGCTGGATCGACGAGAAAGTCGGTGATTCGCGCGTAGCGATGCTTCTTCATCAGCCCGCTGTACTTGACCGCCGCAGCAAGACCCGCCTTGGCCAGGAAGACCGGACCGGACGTTGCGCGCGACGGATTGCGGACGCCGATCCGCCGCAGCAGGCCATTGGCGTAGTTCATGGCATAGGAGGCGCGGATCTCGCTCGTCCAGTGTTCGGTCGTCACCGATACGTTGAGACAGTCGTGATTGACGACGCGGTGGGGGCCATTCAGCGCCCAATGCAGCATCTGGCCCGGCTCGAGATCGTGAATCTCGGCGTAGTCGTCGTACCAGGGCTCGTAGGGTACCTCTTCCTCGGTCAGACCGAGGATCACCCCTTCCATGTCCGCCGGGTTGAGGAAAGGCTCGGCGGCCGGATAGACATAGACCCGCTTGCGGCCGCGGATCTGCCAGAGCATCTGACCGGGTATGTCGCAGTGATAGTAGACCTGCGCATTCGGTGACGAGATCAGCACGCCAAGGCTGCGCCTGAAGGTCGACAGCCCCGGCACATTGGACTCAATCTCGCGGAAAATTCGGTCGAGCAGGGCGCCGTATCGGGCATCGGTGGCGTTGACGCGCTGAAGGTTGATCCAGATGCGGCCGGTCCTGACCGCCTCGATCACCTCGGCGCCGCTGCGGGTGCCCTTGTCGCCGGCGCGCCAGTTGCGGCGGCGATGATCGGTGCCCATCGTGCAGATGTGGTAGTCGGCAGGATCGGCGCGATCGATCAGCTCGGCCAGCGCCTCATCCTCGAACAGGCCGGTCTCGGCCAGCCGGTGCTGCAACTTGATCGTGTGGCGACCGAACAGGCTCGTGTACCTGGGCTGCCAGTCCGCGAAGATCGTCTGAGTCATCTGGCTGTCGGCAGGTGTCTCGGATTGAAGCGCCCGCAGAGCGAGCGGAGCCGACAATACGCAATCCGTTCAGCGAGCGGAAACCTTTCCGTTCCTTTACCTTAAGGAGCGGAAACAGCCTTTTGTCGAATTGCAGTAAGGTCATCGCGGGCGGACAGGCTCTCAGCGGCCCGATGGGGGTTCCGCCAGCTGCTTCAGTCGCTCTAGCCCCGCCTCGTAGTCCTTGCCGACCCATCCGTCGATGAACAGTCCGAGCCACCGTCGCACCGGGTTCATGCCCAGATCGGTGGCGAAGTCCCAGGTGACCTCCGTGCCATGGCCGGCCGGCGTCAGGATGATGTTCGCTTCGGCCTTGCCCAGTTCGCCGAAGCGCAGTTGCGCGGTGACCGAGCGGCCCGGATCGATCTCGGTGATCTCATGGCTGCCCGACCCGACATCCGGGTGCGCGCTGCGCCACACCATACGCTGGCCGACGCCATCCTTCGCACCCTCGTAGTGATAGGTGGTGCCCTCCGGGTCGATCGACGCCCACGGCGACCATTCGTTGAAGCGCCTCAGATCCGACACCAGCGGCCAGATGGCGCCGGACGGCGCGTTAATGACGATGGCGCGGCTCACGTCGACGTGTCGGGGCAGCAGCAGGCCGGCGATCAGCCCCAGCGCCACGACGATGATCACTCCGACGATGTAGCGCACGATCGAACGCATTGTTGCCGATTCTTGGGATTCGCAATGACTCGTTCCGGCCCCGCTCCGGGACGCCCGGGACTTCACGCTTGCGTGAAACCGGCGGCCGACTCGGCCCGAGCCCCTAGATACGATCTCGGCAGGAGAAGGGCCATGTCGAACTGTGATTTTCAACCATATGCCGTCGTCGTTGCAGTGGCGGGTGTGGCGATTGCTGCCGCCATGGCATCAGCCCCAATCGCCGACGCCAGTGCCAGTCAGGTGCGCGTTGAGACGGTCGCGCGCGGTCTCGAGCATCCCTGGGGGCTGACCTTCCTGCCCGACGGGGCGATGCTGGTCACCGAGCGGCCGGGCCGGGTGCGACTTGTGGCAGCCGACGGCAGCATGTCCGACCCGATTGCGGGGGCGCCGCAGACGCGGGCCTTCGGCCAAGGCGGCTTGCTCGATGTTGCACTGCATCCGGACTTCGCCTCCAATGGCCTCGTCTACTTCACCTTCGCCGAACTGGACGGCGGTTCCGCCGGTACCGCGGTGGCGCGGGCACGACTGGTCCGGACCGAGGGCGCACCGCCCCGGTTCGAGGGGCTGCAGACGATTTTCAGGATGAACCGCAAGTCGAGCGGCAACCGGCATTTCGGTTCACGGCTCGCCTTCGCCCCGGACGGGACACTGTTCGTTACCATCGGTGACCGGGGAGAGATGGAGCGGGCCCAGGTTGCCACCGACCATGCCGGCTCGGTACTGAGGATCGCCGATGACGGCGCTGTTCCGCCCGACAACCCCTTTGCCGACGGTGCCGCC encodes:
- a CDS encoding tripartite tricarboxylate transporter TctB family protein, with product MRLGDTMLGGLLLILSAALAGFSQTFPAIPGQTYGAATFPIAVAIGLAGCGVLLMIGGIRAGHRHLEAAEWMLDRRAVVSVALTVLAMIGYILLAPRLGFIPVMAGMLLGLFLLLQVHWLMAIVAAAATTMVIHGLFAGFLLVPLPLGIFPRVSW
- a CDS encoding tripartite tricarboxylate transporter substrate binding protein, whose translation is MLGRVLRGALFVAAAAIVLPLAGPAHAEYPDRPITMVVPWGAGGGTDATGRIIAAILEKELGQPVNVVNRTGGSGVVGHSAIAEAAPDGYTIGVATVEIGMMHWQGLTDLTWESYTPIALVNEDPAGLQVAADSPYKTAAELVEAIKANPGQLKASGTGQGGIWHLAIAGMLDSIGVDPASVPWVPSQGAAPGLQDLVAGGVNIVPCSLPEARSLIEAGRVRSLAIMAQTRADLFPDVPTLKEALGSDWTIGAWRGIVGPKGLPDDVTAKLTAALEKVYNSSEYQDFMKERGFGIRWASGQEFADFMKQSNENLGAVMKAVGIAQ
- a CDS encoding NAD(P)H-dependent oxidoreductase, encoding MNLMALLARRQEEGRPVRVGLIGAGKFGSMFLSQVPTTPGLDVAAIADLDVERARAACRTVGWDEERVAHTVFCADGRELCARDDVEVVIEATGHPGAGIAHALAAFEAGKHIVMVNVEADVLAGAALARRAKSAGVVYTMAYGDQPALTCEMVDWARACGFSVVAAGKGTKYLPEFHTVTPDNVWPHYGLTPEQAAAAGMNPQMFNSFLDGTKSAIEMAAIANATGLGVPDDGLSFPPCGVDDLAHVLRPKSAGGMLQRSGMVEVVSSLERDGRPVFRDLRWGVYVVLEAPNDYAAACFRQYGLKTDETGRYAAMYKPFHLIGLELNVSVLNAALRGEPTGATRAFVGDAVAVAKRDLKPGERLDGEGGYTVWGKLMPAARSVEIGALPIGLAHGVTLTGPVPAGAVVRFADVSLGDSTTLTSRKEHEKLLGDV
- a CDS encoding putative quinol monooxygenase, translated to MATIVLTVEIQFDPRDRDRMMELLRPMEAASRAEPGCLRYQVYEAMFEPGRVLVHQHWASEEALAEHTRQPHLRAFQAASEGLRLGAITRTLHRIIDEKVVI
- a CDS encoding PH domain-containing protein — its product is MDTSADPAIEPCIIGRAHWSVFLPPIILTVVLLAVWGIAEIVGGRGRTVGLYAFIAAAVVVPLHLLVVFLRFQTTRIARTFDGIWIERGWPTMTPRHLRWDELAGIAAEPSVIGRRFGAGTLSLSIVSGETISVHGLADVEDLAQELRTAS
- a CDS encoding SRPBCC family protein, which translates into the protein MRSIVRYIVGVIIVVALGLIAGLLLPRHVDVSRAIVINAPSGAIWPLVSDLRRFNEWSPWASIDPEGTTYHYEGAKDGVGQRMVWRSAHPDVGSGSHEITEIDPGRSVTAQLRFGELGKAEANIILTPAGHGTEVTWDFATDLGMNPVRRWLGLFIDGWVGKDYEAGLERLKQLAEPPSGR
- a CDS encoding PQQ-dependent sugar dehydrogenase, which produces MSNCDFQPYAVVVAVAGVAIAAAMASAPIADASASQVRVETVARGLEHPWGLTFLPDGAMLVTERPGRVRLVAADGSMSDPIAGAPQTRAFGQGGLLDVALHPDFASNGLVYFTFAELDGGSAGTAVARARLVRTEGAPPRFEGLQTIFRMNRKSSGNRHFGSRLAFAPDGTLFVTIGDRGEMERAQVATDHAGSVLRIADDGAVPPDNPFADGAAAEPEIWSFGHRNPQGAAIHPDTGALWTVEHGPRGGDELNIPRRGANHGWPVISYGVHYSGRTVGEGTEKEGMEQPIHYWDPSVSPSGLMFYTGDVFPDWRGDLFTGGLSGQVLVRLELDGERVTGEERLLGDLGMRIRDVRQGPDGHIYLLTDSGDGRILKLSPPD